The following are encoded together in the Sphingobium sp. CAP-1 genome:
- a CDS encoding Rieske 2Fe-2S domain-containing protein, whose translation MTPEQNDLLCRVEGNAPMGRLMRQHWLPACMIEEVAEPDGTPLRVRLLGENMVVFRDSEGRIGALDELCPHRRASLAFGRNEECGLRCLYHGWKFDVNGNALDMSSEPADAKLRETMKTKAYPVREAGGFVWVWMGDTDNVLPFDPPNWTAAPADKISIVKMHGACNWAQILEGSIDSAHSSSLHSTNMPTATEVSGSTATDSAWLRPSADKAPRIEVQKTPFGFRYVAIRKPIVEPDKQDYVRMTLFVAPFTVHIPSNDQYHLSQMLVPVDDENTMFYWIAWHPEKGISQDAWRKFCGAELGQDVEPVTFKKIRNAENNYLQDRAAMKAGDFTGIYGIPAQDMAMWESMGPIADRSEDRLGSSDKAIFTFRTLMYRAAQAVERGEPAIGTGESRIPHAKLMSFEGMVPKGDDWRLLNVSDEERRLSSAAEDKGDLVEDLAG comes from the coding sequence ATGACACCTGAACAGAATGACCTGCTTTGCCGCGTGGAAGGCAATGCCCCGATGGGCCGCCTGATGCGCCAGCATTGGCTTCCGGCCTGCATGATCGAGGAAGTCGCCGAACCCGACGGCACTCCACTGCGCGTTCGCTTGCTCGGCGAAAACATGGTGGTGTTCCGGGACAGCGAAGGCAGGATCGGCGCACTCGACGAACTTTGCCCGCATCGCCGCGCCTCGCTGGCCTTTGGCCGCAACGAAGAATGCGGATTGCGCTGTCTCTACCATGGCTGGAAGTTCGACGTGAACGGCAACGCCCTCGACATGTCCTCCGAGCCCGCCGACGCCAAGCTGCGCGAGACGATGAAGACCAAGGCCTATCCGGTTCGTGAAGCGGGGGGATTTGTCTGGGTCTGGATGGGTGATACCGACAATGTGCTGCCTTTCGATCCGCCCAACTGGACTGCCGCTCCGGCAGACAAGATCAGCATCGTGAAGATGCATGGAGCCTGCAACTGGGCTCAGATACTTGAAGGATCGATCGATTCTGCGCACAGTTCGAGCCTGCATTCCACCAACATGCCCACGGCAACCGAAGTGAGCGGATCGACCGCGACCGACAGCGCCTGGCTGCGCCCATCGGCCGACAAGGCGCCACGTATCGAGGTTCAGAAGACCCCGTTCGGCTTCCGTTATGTTGCGATCCGCAAGCCGATCGTCGAACCCGACAAGCAGGACTATGTGCGCATGACCCTGTTTGTCGCCCCTTTCACGGTCCACATTCCATCGAACGACCAATACCACCTGAGCCAGATGCTTGTGCCGGTCGATGACGAGAACACCATGTTCTACTGGATTGCCTGGCACCCCGAGAAAGGGATTTCGCAGGATGCCTGGCGGAAGTTCTGCGGTGCCGAACTCGGCCAGGATGTCGAGCCGGTCACGTTCAAGAAGATCCGTAACGCCGAAAACAATTACCTGCAGGATCGCGCCGCGATGAAAGCCGGGGACTTCACCGGCATCTACGGCATCCCGGCGCAGGACATGGCCATGTGGGAATCGATGGGACCGATCGCGGACCGCAGCGAGGATCGCCTCGGATCGAGCGACAAGGCTATCTTCACGTTCCGGACGCTGATGTATCGTGCGGCCCAAGCCGTGGAACGCGGCGAGCCCGCGATCGGGACAGGGGAGTCGCGCATTCCCCATGCCAAGCTGATGTCCTTTGAGGGCATGGTGCCCAAGGGCGACGACTGGCGCCTTCTCAATGTCTCCGATGAGGAACGCCGACTTTCGAGCGCGGCGGAGGACAAGGGAGATCTTGTCGAAGATCTGGCCGGCTGA
- a CDS encoding MarR family winged helix-turn-helix transcriptional regulator: MLNSVLAREGLKAGYWYYLRALWLEDGLTQKQLSDRTNVAENTTVVMINGMVADGLVERRQQLGDRRKQNIVLTEPGRELETRLMHHATSINGLASADIPADEVAICLSVLARVSRNLAAELRLRTEAVACDD; this comes from the coding sequence TTGCTCAATTCGGTCTTGGCGCGCGAGGGGCTGAAGGCAGGGTATTGGTATTATCTGCGAGCCTTGTGGTTAGAGGACGGTCTGACTCAAAAACAACTCAGCGATCGGACAAATGTCGCTGAAAACACAACCGTTGTAATGATCAACGGCATGGTTGCGGATGGTCTGGTCGAGCGCAGGCAACAGCTTGGCGACCGGCGCAAACAGAACATCGTGCTGACAGAGCCCGGTCGCGAGCTGGAAACCAGGCTGATGCATCATGCCACCAGCATCAATGGCTTGGCGTCAGCCGATATTCCGGCAGATGAAGTGGCAATCTGCCTATCGGTACTCGCAAGAGTTTCGAGAAACCTGGCTGCCGAACTCCGATTGCGGACCGAAGCAGTCGCTTGCGACGATTGA
- a CDS encoding Gfo/Idh/MocA family protein — protein MLTLPALRAHPAVQLSAAHDLRDEALVRFESQFEATGHRTYEALLADSSVDALYIATPHELHAAQAIAALEAGKHVLVEKPMATSVGDCAAMARAAEKAGKVLMVGPSHAFDEPVRVAAELVASGRYGKVRLVNAFNYTDFMYRPRRPEELDSERGGGVVYSQAAHQIDVVRRIVRQPVESVRAVAANWDASRPSEGAYSALMTFASGAAATLTYSGYAHYDSDELLGWISELGRPKDPARYGEARKALNQLSQQDEIDAKLARTFGSASAGDPAGAPHHEHFGFVLVSCERADLKLLPTAIEVFGDERRETIPIAPPTLSRANVIEDFAASILGARPPVHDGWWGLETMACCAALLESSRIAADVKPQTIIQES, from the coding sequence ATGTTGACCTTGCCTGCCCTTCGTGCCCATCCTGCGGTGCAGCTGAGCGCGGCCCACGACCTGCGCGATGAGGCCCTCGTCCGGTTCGAGTCGCAGTTTGAAGCGACGGGGCACCGCACGTATGAGGCGTTGCTGGCAGATTCTAGCGTGGATGCCCTCTACATCGCCACACCGCACGAGTTGCACGCCGCTCAGGCCATTGCCGCGCTCGAGGCGGGCAAGCATGTGCTGGTCGAGAAGCCGATGGCGACTTCGGTCGGCGATTGCGCGGCGATGGCGAGGGCGGCGGAGAAAGCGGGCAAGGTACTCATGGTCGGCCCGAGCCACGCCTTCGACGAGCCGGTCCGCGTAGCGGCGGAACTCGTGGCATCGGGGCGCTATGGCAAGGTGCGTCTGGTCAACGCCTTCAACTACACCGATTTCATGTATCGTCCGCGACGGCCCGAGGAACTGGACAGCGAGCGCGGCGGCGGCGTGGTCTACAGTCAGGCGGCGCACCAGATCGATGTGGTGCGGCGCATCGTGCGCCAGCCGGTGGAATCGGTTCGCGCGGTCGCGGCCAACTGGGATGCATCGCGGCCGAGCGAAGGGGCATACTCAGCGCTGATGACGTTTGCATCCGGCGCCGCGGCCACGCTCACGTACAGCGGCTATGCCCACTATGACAGCGACGAGCTGCTCGGCTGGATTTCGGAGCTGGGCCGTCCGAAGGATCCCGCGCGCTATGGAGAGGCCCGGAAAGCTCTGAACCAGCTTTCGCAGCAGGACGAGATCGATGCGAAGCTGGCCCGGACGTTTGGATCGGCCTCGGCGGGCGATCCGGCCGGCGCGCCCCACCACGAACATTTTGGATTCGTCCTCGTGAGCTGTGAGCGGGCCGACCTCAAGCTACTGCCGACCGCGATCGAGGTCTTCGGTGATGAACGGCGCGAAACCATTCCGATCGCCCCGCCGACGCTTTCCCGAGCAAATGTGATCGAGGACTTCGCCGCCTCGATTCTCGGCGCGAGGCCACCAGTCCACGATGGCTGGTGGGGTCTCGAAACCATGGCCTGCTGCGCCGCACTGCTGGAATCCAGCCGCATCGCGGCCGACGTCAAGCCCCAGACCATCATTCAAGAGTCATAA
- a CDS encoding IS6-like element IS6100 family transposase yields MTDFKWRHFQGDVILWAVRWYCRYPISYRDLEEMLAERGISVDHTTIYRWVQCYAPEMEKRLRWFWRRGFDPSWRLDETYVKVRGKWTYLYRAVDKRGDTIDFYLSPTRSAKAAKRFLGKALRGLKHWEKPATLNTDKAPSYGAAITELKREGKLDRETAHRQVKYLNNVIEADHGKLKILIKPVRGFKSIPTAYATIKGFEVMRALRKGQARPWCLQPGIRGEVRLVERAFGIGPSALTEAMGMLNHHFAAAA; encoded by the coding sequence ATGACGGATTTCAAGTGGCGCCATTTCCAGGGTGATGTGATCCTGTGGGCGGTGCGCTGGTATTGTCGCTATCCGATCAGCTATCGCGACCTTGAGGAAATGCTGGCGGAACGCGGCATTTCGGTCGACCATACGACGATCTATCGCTGGGTCCAGTGCTACGCCCCGGAGATGGAGAAGCGGCTGCGCTGGTTCTGGCGGCGTGGCTTTGATCCGAGCTGGCGCCTGGATGAAACCTACGTCAAGGTGCGGGGCAAGTGGACCTACCTGTACCGGGCAGTCGACAAGCGGGGCGACACGATCGATTTCTACCTGTCGCCGACCCGCAGCGCCAAGGCAGCGAAGCGGTTCCTGGGCAAGGCCCTGCGAGGCCTGAAGCACTGGGAAAAGCCTGCCACGCTCAATACCGACAAAGCGCCGAGCTATGGTGCAGCGATCACCGAATTGAAGCGCGAAGGAAAGCTGGACCGGGAGACGGCCCACCGGCAGGTGAAGTATCTCAATAACGTGATCGAGGCCGATCACGGAAAGCTCAAGATACTGATCAAGCCGGTGCGCGGTTTCAAATCGATCCCCACGGCCTATGCCACGATCAAGGGATTCGAAGTCATGCGAGCCCTGCGCAAAGGACAGGCTCGCCCCTGGTGCCTGCAGCCCGGCATCAGGGGCGAGGTGCGCCTTGTGGAGAGAGCTTTTGGCATTGGGCCCTCGGCGCTGACGGAGGCCATGGGCATGCTCAACCACCATTTCGCAGCAGCCGCCTGA
- the nadC gene encoding carboxylating nicotinate-nucleotide diphosphorylase → MSKPETVAGLGRQELASFVSAVLAEDLGTGGDVTTNLTIGDGLRLSAVIATRQDIVVAGLELGVAFFRQLDPGIKIELLKSDGERAARGDVLMRLEGNGRAMLSAERSALNSLQHLSGIATLTHEYADKIAGTGCTLLDTRKTIPGLRVIEKYAARMGGATNHRMRLDDGVLIKDNHIALCGGVERAVGLAKASELEIQVEVDLLEQIEPALAAGAERLLCDNMSAAMLREAVKIVGGRVPIEASGGVRLDTIRDIAETGVDFVSVGRITQSAPAADIGLDYSPA, encoded by the coding sequence ATGTCCAAGCCTGAAACGGTTGCCGGACTTGGTCGCCAGGAACTCGCGAGCTTCGTGTCTGCCGTGCTTGCCGAGGATCTGGGCACCGGCGGCGACGTTACCACCAATCTGACGATTGGAGATGGCCTTCGCCTCAGCGCAGTCATCGCTACCCGACAGGATATCGTGGTGGCGGGCCTGGAGCTGGGAGTCGCATTTTTCCGCCAGCTGGATCCTGGCATCAAGATCGAACTTCTGAAGAGCGACGGCGAACGCGCCGCACGGGGAGACGTGTTGATGCGCCTGGAGGGCAATGGTCGCGCCATGCTTTCGGCCGAACGATCGGCGCTCAACAGCCTGCAGCACCTGTCAGGCATAGCCACGCTCACCCACGAATATGCGGACAAGATCGCCGGAACCGGATGCACCTTGCTCGACACCCGCAAGACGATTCCCGGCCTCAGGGTCATCGAGAAATATGCAGCCCGCATGGGCGGTGCCACCAATCACCGCATGCGGCTCGATGATGGAGTCCTGATCAAGGACAATCATATCGCGCTGTGCGGTGGTGTCGAACGGGCAGTTGGCCTCGCCAAGGCATCCGAACTCGAAATCCAGGTCGAGGTCGACCTGCTGGAGCAGATCGAACCTGCACTGGCGGCGGGGGCGGAGCGGCTGCTGTGCGACAACATGTCTGCCGCGATGCTGCGCGAAGCCGTGAAGATCGTCGGCGGCAGGGTTCCGATCGAAGCTTCCGGCGGCGTCAGGCTCGACACCATCCGGGACATCGCGGAGACCGGCGTGGACTTCGTCTCGGTCGGGCGGATCACGCAGAGCGCCCCCGCCGCCGACATCGGGCTGGACTACAGCCCGGCCTGA
- a CDS encoding flavin reductase gives MRRLAATVTVLTLELEGQPFGMVATAVCSLALEPPSILACINKSAFLHDEFAGCTRFGLNILERFPLIPVHTRTS, from the coding sequence ATGCGGCGGCTAGCCGCAACTGTGACCGTCCTGACGCTGGAGCTTGAAGGTCAACCATTCGGAATGGTTGCAACCGCGGTTTGCTCGCTGGCGCTTGAACCGCCAAGCATTCTGGCGTGCATCAACAAGTCCGCTTTCCTGCATGATGAGTTTGCCGGATGCACAAGGTTCGGGCTGAACATATTAGAGCGGTTTCCACTCATTCCGGTTCATACCCGCACGAGCTGA